Proteins from a single region of Desulfovibrio sp.:
- the pyk gene encoding pyruvate kinase gives MRTKIVATIGPASNSKEKLHQLAEAGVSVFRLNFSHGSAADFVTIIQNIREVERTLGRPITIMQDLSGPKIRLGIVPEGTIDVDKGMRLLLGPSASRTDEMPYLPFDHQVILESLDPGDRLVLADGGLQFIVQERRPDGLVLLEADNAGIVTSRKGLALPGKATKVRALTDKDKKDLADGLKLGVDAVAISYVQTADDVREAKELIAAAGQKLPVVVKLERQSAVDNLAEILAETDVVMVARGDLGVECPLPLLPALQKRIISACNKASKPVIVATQMLLSMVNSPAPTRAETTDVANAVLDGADCVMLSEETAMGNFPVETVRYMRRITDEAEKLLLLNHRLEEPDADKGIPEFLAYSACLLADKAKAKAIVSHSLSGSSARQVSARRPPQQIYALTPDPVTVKALNFVWGVKPAFVARPQDEESHLIRAEHFIHSSDDFASDDCIVITAGQVKGSSSTPRGTNLVKIYWK, from the coding sequence ATGAGAACAAAAATTGTCGCAACCATAGGCCCCGCTTCAAACAGCAAAGAAAAACTGCATCAACTGGCTGAAGCTGGCGTCAGTGTTTTTCGCCTCAACTTTTCACACGGTTCGGCAGCGGATTTCGTCACCATCATACAAAATATACGTGAAGTGGAGCGTACCCTCGGGCGCCCCATCACCATCATGCAGGATCTTTCCGGCCCGAAAATCCGCCTCGGCATAGTGCCTGAAGGAACCATCGATGTTGACAAGGGCATGCGCCTTCTGCTGGGCCCAAGCGCCAGCCGCACCGATGAAATGCCCTACCTGCCTTTTGATCATCAGGTCATTCTTGAAAGCCTCGACCCCGGCGACCGCCTTGTGCTGGCCGACGGCGGTCTTCAGTTCATCGTGCAGGAGCGCCGCCCCGACGGGCTCGTGCTGCTTGAAGCCGACAATGCCGGCATCGTCACATCCCGCAAGGGTCTGGCCCTGCCCGGCAAGGCCACCAAGGTGCGCGCCCTGACCGACAAGGACAAAAAAGACCTTGCGGACGGCCTCAAGCTTGGCGTGGACGCGGTAGCCATTTCATACGTACAGACAGCTGACGATGTGCGCGAAGCCAAGGAACTCATAGCCGCCGCCGGGCAGAAACTGCCCGTTGTGGTCAAGCTCGAACGTCAGAGCGCCGTGGACAATCTGGCCGAAATTCTGGCTGAAACGGATGTGGTCATGGTGGCGCGCGGCGACCTTGGCGTTGAATGCCCGCTGCCCCTGCTGCCCGCCCTGCAAAAGCGCATCATCAGCGCCTGCAACAAGGCATCCAAGCCCGTTATTGTGGCCACGCAAATGCTGCTTTCCATGGTGAACAGCCCCGCCCCCACACGCGCTGAAACCACTGACGTGGCCAACGCCGTGCTGGACGGAGCCGACTGCGTCATGCTCTCGGAAGAAACGGCCATGGGGAACTTTCCTGTTGAAACAGTGCGTTACATGCGGCGCATTACCGACGAGGCTGAAAAGCTGCTTTTGCTCAATCACAGGCTTGAAGAACCTGATGCCGACAAGGGAATTCCTGAATTTCTGGCATATTCTGCCTGCCTGCTGGCTGACAAGGCCAAGGCCAAGGCCATTGTTTCGCACAGTCTTTCCGGCAGTTCTGCCCGTCAGGTTTCTGCCAGGCGTCCTCCGCAGCAGATTTACGCCCTCACGCCCGATCCGGTGACCGTCAAGGCCCTGAACTTCGTCTGGGGCGTCAAGCCCGCCTTCGTGGCCAGGCCGCAGGATGAGGAGAGCCATCTTATCCGGGCCGAGCATTTCATCCATAGCAGCGATGATTTTGCGTCGGACGACTGCATTGTCATCACCGCCGGTCAGGTCAAGGGTTCCTCCTCCACCCCAAGAGGCACCAACCTCGTCAAAATCTACTGGAAGTAG
- a CDS encoding HD-GYP domain-containing protein: MAESARIAKEVPQNINEEYYQISGEILSSFPKYRPPVDLFSFREDIMVLAPYCKKETRLTNEQVEEVARLCDKGDLFVARSDHHIYSRHIVKQLDLVLQDKNLKEAEIADICIRALFLRYTEFDSQPIKTLFEPLYRDAMVVTEYLWADRHRINTFMRRLFRRHQPARHAINTMSVGLWLWLQVGGEYRRKDLDRMTLALLLHDVGMSKVPAFLLNKPGPLKAEEREKILPHPLVGIKLMHKMDVSFEELVRACYEHHERMDGSGYPQHLKGNQISRVGRITAIADSFSAMISHRSYSEAKEPLAAAKELAGDARYDGEFSNLLFSGFASGNIGQMVDMDQAVDTPL, encoded by the coding sequence ATGGCCGAAAGCGCACGGATTGCAAAAGAGGTTCCCCAGAATATCAACGAGGAGTACTACCAGATAAGCGGCGAAATTCTTTCGAGCTTTCCCAAATACCGCCCACCGGTGGATCTTTTCAGCTTTCGTGAAGACATCATGGTGCTGGCGCCCTATTGCAAAAAAGAAACGCGCCTGACCAATGAACAGGTTGAAGAGGTGGCCCGTCTTTGCGACAAGGGCGATCTTTTTGTGGCCCGCTCAGACCATCACATCTATTCGCGCCACATCGTCAAACAGCTCGACCTTGTTTTGCAGGACAAGAACCTCAAAGAAGCCGAAATCGCCGACATCTGCATCCGTGCGCTGTTTCTTCGCTATACCGAATTCGACAGCCAGCCCATAAAGACCCTTTTTGAGCCTCTGTACCGTGACGCCATGGTCGTCACGGAATACCTGTGGGCAGACAGACACCGCATCAACACCTTCATGCGGCGGCTGTTCCGCAGGCATCAGCCCGCCCGCCATGCCATAAACACCATGAGCGTCGGGCTCTGGCTGTGGCTGCAGGTTGGCGGAGAATACAGGCGCAAAGACCTTGACCGCATGACGCTTGCCCTTTTGCTGCATGATGTGGGCATGAGCAAGGTTCCAGCCTTTCTGCTCAACAAGCCCGGCCCGCTCAAGGCCGAAGAGCGGGAAAAAATTTTGCCCCACCCGCTTGTGGGCATCAAACTCATGCACAAAATGGATGTAAGCTTTGAAGAACTGGTGCGGGCCTGCTATGAACACCATGAACGCATGGACGGCTCTGGATACCCCCAGCATCTTAAGGGAAATCAGATCAGCCGGGTGGGACGCATCACGGCCATTGCGGACTCCTTTTCGGCCATGATCAGTCACAGGTCGTACAGCGAAGCCAAGGAGCCTCTTGCCGCCGCCAAAGAGCTGGCTGGCGATGCCCGGTATGACGGGGAGTTCTCGAACTTGCTCTTCTCGGGTTTTGCTTCTGGCAATATTGGACAAATGGTGGATATGGACCAGGCCGTGGATACCCCGCTTTAG
- a CDS encoding Ldh family oxidoreductase, with product MGSISLDEARDLGQRALMRHKVSSENAAVTIDALLRAEMQGIPSHGFSRIPYYAGQAATGKIDGFAKPQISRPRPGAILTDARCGFAFRAMADSLPVAAQAARENGIALLAIKNSHHAGVLGLPVADFAEQGLLAMAFANSPAALAPYGGSKAVFGTNPMAMGCPRRNAPPLVIDMSMGVMARGKVLQAAEKGELLPEGVAVDAEGKPTRDAAKAFAGSLLPFGGPKGYALALMVEIMAAVLPGAALAVEASSLFAPEGPSPRIGQSFLVMDPVATAGDGFTDRIDALLRVITEQEGVRLPGDRRLSLEASARAKESVALPDPLLEQLYGLCKE from the coding sequence ATGGGCTCCATTTCACTGGATGAAGCACGCGACCTCGGTCAGCGTGCCCTCATGAGGCACAAGGTCAGCTCTGAAAACGCCGCGGTGACCATTGACGCCCTGCTCCGGGCGGAGATGCAGGGGATTCCCTCACACGGCTTTTCACGGATTCCCTATTATGCTGGCCAGGCAGCCACGGGCAAGATAGACGGTTTTGCAAAACCGCAGATATCGCGTCCAAGACCGGGCGCCATTCTCACGGACGCCCGGTGCGGCTTTGCCTTTCGGGCCATGGCCGACAGCCTGCCCGTGGCGGCCCAGGCGGCCAGAGAAAACGGCATTGCCCTGCTGGCAATAAAGAATTCACACCACGCGGGCGTACTGGGCCTTCCTGTCGCTGATTTTGCGGAACAGGGGCTTCTGGCCATGGCATTTGCCAACAGCCCCGCCGCGCTCGCGCCTTATGGGGGCAGCAAGGCCGTTTTTGGCACCAATCCCATGGCCATGGGATGTCCCAGAAGAAACGCGCCGCCACTGGTCATTGACATGTCCATGGGTGTCATGGCGCGCGGCAAGGTTTTGCAGGCGGCCGAAAAAGGAGAACTCCTGCCTGAAGGCGTGGCTGTTGATGCGGAGGGCAAGCCCACACGCGATGCGGCCAAGGCTTTTGCTGGCTCGCTGCTGCCCTTTGGCGGCCCCAAGGGCTACGCGCTGGCGCTGATGGTGGAAATCATGGCTGCTGTGTTGCCGGGCGCTGCTCTGGCGGTGGAGGCAAGCTCGCTGTTTGCACCCGAAGGGCCTTCGCCGCGCATCGGGCAAAGCTTTTTGGTCATGGATCCGGTGGCCACAGCGGGAGACGGCTTTACTGACCGCATTGACGCTCTGCTGCGTGTCATCACAGAACAGGAAGGCGTGCGCCTGCCCGGCGACAGGCGGTTGTCGCTGGAGGCATCTGCGCGGGCCAAAGAATCGGTTGCTTTGCCAGACCCGCTGCTGGAACAGCTGTACGGTCTCTGCAAAGAATAG
- a CDS encoding 4Fe-4S binding protein: MSGILHAVFFSPTHSSKNLALAVAWPLAQALGKELCEHDLTYPPGRAKKLRCGPDDVLLLAFPVYAGRVPRLLDGFLSALDGGGARAAVLAVYGNRHYDDALLEAVDTLQKHNCVVVAASAFIAEHSLTPAIGTGRPDSRDMQLVGEFARHTAQAILSGRDGPVAVPGNHPYKDLPPVVDIRPKTSEACTQCMLCASQCPVQVISEDDATLVDQGCIRCCACVKACPEQAKFFDQEPVLKVIAMLEEKCRDRREPEIFTV, from the coding sequence ATGAGCGGAATACTGCACGCTGTTTTTTTCAGCCCCACGCACAGCAGCAAAAACCTTGCCCTGGCCGTGGCATGGCCCCTGGCGCAAGCGCTGGGCAAGGAACTTTGCGAGCATGACCTGACCTATCCGCCAGGGCGCGCCAAAAAATTGCGCTGTGGGCCGGATGATGTGCTGCTTCTGGCTTTTCCTGTGTATGCCGGGCGTGTACCCCGGCTGCTTGACGGTTTTTTGTCTGCACTTGACGGCGGTGGAGCGCGGGCTGCGGTTCTGGCCGTATACGGCAACCGCCACTACGACGACGCCCTTCTGGAGGCTGTGGATACGCTGCAGAAACACAACTGCGTCGTGGTCGCGGCCTCGGCCTTTATCGCGGAACACAGCCTGACGCCTGCCATTGGCACGGGCAGACCCGACAGCCGGGATATGCAACTCGTCGGGGAATTCGCCCGCCATACGGCCCAGGCCATACTTTCGGGCCGTGACGGGCCGGTCGCTGTTCCGGGCAACCACCCCTACAAGGATCTGCCCCCTGTCGTGGACATCCGCCCGAAAACGTCTGAGGCATGTACCCAATGCATGCTCTGCGCAAGCCAGTGCCCTGTGCAGGTCATCAGTGAGGACGATGCCACCCTTGTGGATCAGGGCTGTATACGCTGCTGCGCCTGCGTGAAGGCCTGCCCGGAGCAGGCCAAGTTTTTCGACCAGGAGCCAGTATTGAAGGTTATCGCCATGCTCGAAGAAAAATGCAGGGACAGGAGAGAACCGGAAATTTTTACGGTGTAG
- a CDS encoding cell envelope biogenesis protein OmpA, translated as MKKVLIIGLLAAMLASGVGCTNMNKTQQGVASGAALGALGGAGIAAISGGAAGWGALAGAGVGALAGGIVGHEQSKGKSW; from the coding sequence ATGAAAAAAGTTTTAATTATAGGTCTGCTGGCCGCCATGCTTGCCAGTGGCGTTGGCTGCACCAATATGAACAAGACCCAGCAGGGTGTTGCCAGCGGCGCGGCTCTTGGCGCCCTTGGCGGTGCCGGTATTGCCGCCATTTCCGGCGGCGCGGCCGGTTGGGGTGCCCTTGCCGGCGCTGGCGTAGGCGCTCTGGCTGGCGGTATTGTGGGTCATGAGCAGAGCAAGGGTAAAAGCTGGTAA
- the carA gene encoding glutamine-hydrolyzing carbamoyl-phosphate synthase small subunit codes for MKALLVLEDGFTLEGKSFTGEFETGGEVIFTTGMTGYQEVLTDPSYYGQMVCMTYPLIGNYGTSREDMESAGVHCSALLVKECCKKPSNWRSVMSLPAFLKRYETPGMEGLDTRALTLHLRVNGAMRGIISTKEMDPRVLQERARALPTMKGRNLVSFVAPSKPYAWYDNAVQEAPLAEDGSYAWRGTGLPLLVYDFGIKWNILRRLCEAGFEPLAVPPSFSAAQAKASGARGVFLANGPGDPATLTNEIALVRELIGLFPVTGICLGHQLIGHALGGTTDKLKFGHHGCNHPVKDLTTGRIEISSQNHGFHVVLDGVEDVEATHINLNDNTLEGLRHKTLPVMSLQYHPEAAAGPHDGEYLFNRFRQVIGESAGA; via the coding sequence ATGAAAGCATTACTGGTGCTGGAAGATGGATTTACGCTGGAAGGCAAGTCCTTTACCGGCGAATTTGAAACCGGCGGCGAAGTTATTTTCACCACCGGCATGACCGGATATCAGGAGGTTCTTACAGATCCCTCCTACTACGGGCAGATGGTCTGCATGACCTATCCCCTCATCGGCAACTACGGCACCAGCCGTGAAGATATGGAATCCGCGGGCGTGCATTGCTCGGCCCTGCTGGTCAAGGAGTGCTGCAAAAAGCCCTCCAACTGGCGCTCCGTAATGTCTTTGCCTGCCTTTCTGAAGCGCTACGAAACGCCTGGCATGGAAGGGCTTGATACGCGTGCCCTGACCCTGCATTTGCGCGTCAACGGGGCCATGCGCGGCATCATTTCCACCAAGGAAATGGACCCGCGTGTGCTTCAGGAACGCGCCAGGGCTCTGCCCACCATGAAGGGGCGCAACCTTGTATCCTTTGTGGCGCCTTCGAAGCCCTATGCCTGGTATGACAACGCTGTGCAGGAGGCTCCTTTGGCCGAAGACGGCAGCTATGCCTGGCGTGGGACGGGGCTGCCCCTGCTGGTTTATGACTTCGGCATCAAGTGGAATATCCTGCGCCGTCTGTGTGAAGCGGGTTTTGAACCCCTGGCGGTGCCGCCCAGTTTCAGCGCGGCTCAGGCCAAGGCCAGCGGCGCGAGGGGGGTGTTTTTGGCCAACGGCCCCGGCGACCCGGCCACGCTGACCAACGAGATAGCCCTGGTGCGTGAGCTTATCGGATTGTTTCCGGTTACGGGCATCTGCCTTGGCCACCAGCTTATCGGGCATGCGCTCGGCGGCACCACCGACAAGCTCAAGTTCGGTCATCACGGCTGCAACCATCCGGTCAAGGACCTGACCACGGGCCGTATCGAAATCTCTTCACAGAACCACGGGTTCCACGTTGTTCTTGACGGAGTGGAGGATGTGGAGGCGACCCACATCAATCTTAACGACAATACGCTCGAGGGTTTGCGTCACAAGACGCTGCCTGTCATGAGCCTGCAGTATCACCCTGAAGCCGCCGCCGGGCCGCACGACGGCGAATACCTGTTCAACCGGTTCCGGCAGGTCATCGGCGAGTCCGCCGGAGCCTGA
- the carB gene encoding carbamoyl-phosphate synthase large subunit, translating into MPKRTDLHKILVIGAGPIIIGQGCEFDYSGSQAVKALKEEGYEVVLVNSNPATIMTDPQLADATYVEPIELDTLTAIIRKERPDALLPTLGGQTALNAALGLAKGGVLAEYGVELIGARAEVIEKAESRELFREAMERIGLKMPASGIARNLDEVRQLGNVLPFPLIVRPAFTLGGTGGGVAYNLADLEEVASNGLAASPTTEVMIEQSVLGWKEIEMEVMRDTKDNCVIICSIENLDPMGVHTGDSITVAPVQTLTDSEYQQIRDFSIAIMREIGVETGGSNVQFGINPANGEVVVIEMNPRVSRSSALASKATGFPIAKIAAKLAVGYTLDELRNDITRETVASFEPAIDYCVVKIPRFTFEKFPGAKDELTTSMKSVGEAMSIGRTFKEALQKGLRSMEIGATGLGFNFNAELPAREDILESLQRPNSRRIFALRQALLAGITEEEIFAVSAIDPWFVRQLQDIVEMEQHIRNFGMANDMTATNADLAVILREAKEYGFSDRQLAEMWKRPEADIRRLRQEMNILPTYYLVDTCAGEFEAYTPYFYSTYEKGEELKVENRRKVLILGGGPNRIGQGIEFDYCCCHASFALRDAGVMAIMANSNPETVSTDYDTSDRLYFEPLTFEDVMNIVEKEKPEGVIVQFGGQTPLNLAVPLMRAGVPILGTSPDAIDRAEDRERFQALIQKLGLLQPPNGTAMSLEDALEVAERITYPVVVRPSYVLGGRAMAVVYDAAELTAYFHSQVPEKPEHPILVDKFLEHAVEVDVDALSDGKDVYVAGIMEHIEEAGIHSGDSACVLPSYSLSYDHVALIASQAEALARELKVVGLMNIQFAIKGDDLYILEVNPRASRTAPFVSKATGVPLPYLATQVMLGKKLDELDPWSMRKGGFTCVKEAVMPFQRFPGVDVILGPEMHSTGEVMGMGSSFGEAFLKSQLGAGQVLPQGGKLFLSVNDRDKPFLPEVAEKFANMGFDLLATKGTAAILRDHGLKVEEVRKVYEGRPNIVDLLINHEVALVVNTASGKHTAKDSKAIRHAALNYKVPYCTTIAAARATATAIGSRRDEIHVESLQEYYARDAQG; encoded by the coding sequence ATGCCTAAGCGTACGGATTTACACAAGATTCTTGTCATCGGCGCGGGACCCATCATCATAGGCCAGGGCTGCGAGTTTGACTACTCCGGTTCACAGGCCGTCAAAGCCCTCAAGGAAGAAGGCTATGAAGTGGTGCTGGTCAACTCCAATCCCGCTACCATCATGACCGACCCACAACTGGCGGACGCCACGTATGTGGAACCCATCGAACTCGACACCCTGACTGCCATTATTCGCAAAGAGCGCCCTGATGCGCTGTTGCCGACCCTTGGCGGACAGACGGCTTTGAACGCCGCTCTTGGACTTGCCAAGGGCGGCGTTTTGGCGGAGTACGGCGTTGAACTCATCGGCGCACGGGCCGAAGTTATCGAGAAGGCCGAAAGCCGGGAGCTTTTCCGTGAGGCCATGGAACGCATCGGCCTCAAGATGCCTGCCAGCGGTATTGCCCGCAACCTTGACGAAGTGCGCCAGCTTGGCAACGTGCTGCCGTTCCCGCTGATTGTGCGCCCGGCCTTTACCCTTGGCGGTACGGGCGGCGGCGTGGCCTATAATCTTGCCGACCTTGAAGAGGTGGCAAGCAACGGTCTGGCCGCAAGCCCCACTACCGAGGTCATGATAGAGCAGAGCGTGCTCGGCTGGAAAGAAATTGAAATGGAAGTGATGCGCGACACCAAGGATAACTGTGTCATCATCTGCTCCATTGAAAATCTTGATCCCATGGGCGTACACACGGGCGACTCCATAACCGTGGCCCCGGTGCAGACGCTTACGGATTCCGAGTACCAGCAGATTCGCGATTTCTCCATTGCCATCATGCGTGAAATCGGCGTTGAAACCGGCGGCAGTAATGTGCAGTTCGGCATCAACCCCGCCAATGGCGAAGTTGTGGTCATTGAAATGAATCCGCGCGTGTCGCGCTCTTCAGCGCTGGCTTCCAAGGCGACGGGCTTTCCCATTGCAAAGATTGCGGCCAAGCTGGCGGTCGGCTACACGCTGGACGAACTGCGCAACGACATCACGCGCGAGACCGTGGCCAGCTTTGAACCTGCCATCGACTATTGCGTGGTGAAGATTCCGCGCTTTACCTTTGAAAAGTTCCCCGGAGCCAAGGACGAGCTGACCACCTCCATGAAGAGCGTTGGCGAAGCCATGAGCATCGGCCGTACTTTCAAGGAAGCCCTGCAAAAGGGCTTGCGCTCAATGGAAATCGGGGCCACGGGCCTTGGTTTCAACTTCAACGCCGAGCTGCCCGCCCGTGAGGACATCCTTGAGTCTTTGCAACGGCCCAATTCGCGCCGCATTTTTGCGCTGCGTCAGGCCTTGCTCGCAGGCATCACGGAAGAAGAAATCTTTGCCGTGTCCGCCATTGATCCCTGGTTTGTGCGCCAGTTGCAGGACATTGTGGAGATGGAGCAGCACATCCGCAACTTTGGCATGGCCAATGACATGACCGCCACGAACGCCGACCTGGCGGTAATCTTGCGCGAAGCCAAGGAATACGGCTTTTCCGACAGGCAGCTTGCCGAAATGTGGAAGCGCCCCGAAGCGGACATTCGCCGCTTGCGCCAGGAAATGAACATCCTGCCCACATATTATCTTGTGGACACCTGCGCTGGCGAGTTTGAGGCCTATACTCCCTATTTTTACTCGACCTATGAAAAGGGCGAGGAGCTCAAGGTTGAAAACCGCCGCAAGGTGCTCATCCTTGGTGGTGGCCCCAACCGCATCGGTCAGGGCATCGAGTTTGACTACTGCTGCTGCCACGCCTCCTTCGCCCTGCGCGATGCCGGGGTCATGGCCATCATGGCCAACTCCAACCCTGAAACTGTCTCCACGGACTATGACACTTCGGATCGGCTTTACTTTGAACCGCTGACCTTCGAAGACGTCATGAACATTGTGGAAAAAGAAAAGCCCGAAGGCGTCATCGTGCAGTTTGGCGGGCAGACGCCCCTGAACCTGGCCGTGCCCCTCATGCGCGCCGGGGTGCCGATTCTCGGAACCAGCCCCGATGCCATTGACCGTGCCGAAGACCGTGAACGCTTCCAGGCGCTCATCCAGAAGCTGGGCCTGCTGCAGCCGCCCAACGGCACGGCCATGAGCCTTGAAGACGCTCTGGAAGTGGCCGAGCGCATCACCTACCCTGTGGTTGTGCGGCCAAGCTACGTGCTTGGCGGCCGCGCCATGGCCGTGGTGTATGACGCCGCTGAGCTGACGGCGTACTTTCACTCCCAGGTGCCCGAAAAGCCGGAGCATCCCATCCTCGTGGACAAGTTCCTCGAGCATGCGGTGGAAGTGGACGTGGACGCCCTGTCTGACGGCAAGGACGTCTATGTTGCTGGCATCATGGAGCATATCGAAGAAGCTGGCATCCACTCCGGCGACTCGGCCTGCGTGCTGCCTTCCTATTCCCTGTCCTACGACCATGTGGCCCTTATCGCTTCCCAGGCAGAGGCTCTGGCCCGCGAACTCAAGGTGGTGGGCCTCATGAACATCCAGTTCGCCATCAAGGGTGACGATCTTTATATCCTTGAAGTCAACCCGCGCGCCTCGCGCACCGCGCCCTTTGTGTCCAAGGCCACAGGGGTTCCCCTGCCGTACCTGGCCACCCAGGTCATGCTGGGCAAAAAACTGGACGAACTGGACCCCTGGAGCATGCGCAAGGGCGGCTTTACCTGCGTGAAGGAAGCGGTCATGCCCTTCCAGCGCTTCCCCGGAGTGGACGTGATACTCGGCCCTGAGATGCACTCCACCGGCGAAGTTATGGGCATGGGCTCCAGCTTTGGCGAAGCCTTCCTTAAAAGCCAGCTCGGCGCTGGACAGGTGTTGCCGCAGGGGGGCAAGCTTTTTCTCTCCGTTAATGACCGCGACAAACCCTTCCTGCCAGAAGTGGCCGAAAAGTTTGCCAATATGGGCTTTGATCTGCTGGCCACCAAGGGCACTGCGGCCATACTGCGCGACCACGGGCTCAAGGTTGAAGAAGTGCGCAAGGTCTATGAAGGACGTCCCAACATTGTGGACCTGCTCATCAATCACGAGGTGGCCCTGGTCGTGAATACGGCTTCGGGCAAGCATACGGCCAAGGACTCCAAGGCCATCCGCCATGCGGCCCTGAACTACAAGGTGCCGTATTGCACCACCATTGCCGCGGCGCGCGCCACTGCCACAGCCATAGGCTCGCGGCGGGACGAAATCCATGTGGAAAGTTTGCAGGAATACTATGCGCGGGACGCGCAGGGGTAA
- a CDS encoding argininosuccinate synthase encodes MQDIKKVVLAYSGGLDTSVILKWLIETYKCEVIAVTANLGQPEDLSGVEEKALKTGASKAYVLDLREEMAKDFVFPMMRGAAIYEGRYLLGTSIARPLIAKALVDIARKEGADAISHGATGKGNDQVRFELAAAALAPEIKVIAPWREWELMSRTALTAFAEKHGIPISSAAKRYSMDANMLHTSFEGSELENPGSEPHESCHERCVPVELAPDTPEIVSVDFERGNPVAVNGKALSPATIISTLAEIAGRNGIGRDDMVENRFVGMKCRGVYENPAGTLLYKLHRDLEGICLDRELLGIRDMLAVRYAQCVYNGFWYSPEREAMQAFMDKSQETVTGTVRAKLYKGGVWPLARTSPNSLFSEDLATFEGGDYDHKDAAGFIRLNSLRLRLHAAVKSKLKD; translated from the coding sequence ATGCAAGACATCAAAAAAGTTGTTCTCGCCTACTCCGGCGGGCTTGATACATCCGTCATCCTGAAATGGCTTATCGAGACGTACAAGTGCGAGGTCATCGCCGTCACCGCCAATCTCGGCCAGCCTGAAGACCTTTCGGGCGTGGAAGAAAAAGCGCTCAAGACCGGCGCTTCCAAGGCCTATGTGCTTGATCTGCGCGAAGAAATGGCCAAAGACTTCGTATTTCCCATGATGCGCGGCGCGGCCATCTACGAAGGCCGCTATCTGCTCGGCACGTCCATCGCCCGGCCCCTCATTGCCAAGGCCCTGGTGGACATCGCCCGCAAGGAAGGCGCCGACGCCATCTCGCACGGCGCCACCGGCAAGGGCAACGATCAGGTGCGCTTTGAACTCGCCGCCGCCGCTCTGGCGCCCGAGATCAAGGTCATCGCGCCCTGGCGCGAATGGGAACTCATGTCCCGCACAGCGCTCACCGCTTTTGCCGAAAAGCACGGCATTCCCATTTCCAGCGCCGCAAAGCGTTACAGCATGGACGCCAACATGCTGCACACAAGCTTTGAAGGCAGCGAACTTGAAAACCCCGGCAGCGAGCCGCACGAATCCTGCCACGAGCGCTGCGTGCCCGTGGAACTGGCCCCGGACACGCCGGAAATCGTCAGTGTGGACTTTGAGCGTGGCAATCCCGTTGCCGTCAACGGCAAGGCCCTTTCGCCCGCCACCATCATCAGCACCCTGGCCGAAATCGCCGGACGCAACGGCATTGGCCGCGACGACATGGTAGAAAACCGCTTTGTCGGCATGAAGTGCCGCGGCGTGTACGAAAACCCCGCCGGCACCCTGCTCTACAAACTGCACCGCGACCTTGAGGGCATCTGCCTTGACCGCGAGCTGCTCGGCATCCGCGACATGCTGGCCGTGCGCTACGCCCAGTGCGTGTACAACGGCTTCTGGTATTCGCCCGAACGCGAAGCCATGCAGGCTTTTATGGACAAGTCGCAGGAAACCGTCACCGGCACTGTGCGCGCCAAACTTTACAAGGGCGGCGTCTGGCCCCTGGCCCGCACCTCTCCCAACTCGCTCTTTTCCGAAGACCTGGCCACCTTTGAAGGCGGCGACTATGACCACAAGGACGCAGCGGGCTTTATCCGCCTTAACAGCCTGCGCCTGCGCCTGCATGCGGCCGTTAAAAGCAAGCTGAAGGACTAG